A stretch of the Rhinoderma darwinii isolate aRhiDar2 chromosome 3, aRhiDar2.hap1, whole genome shotgun sequence genome encodes the following:
- the SPX gene encoding spexin yields the protein MGPSYVHWGGVRADDRPAGRQFGLDQSEVQDSGPFAACALILLMSSSVLPGSGGLPQSHFQRRNWTPQAMLYLKGAQGRRFISDESQRKDLYDRLQLETRSRNTSPITISEAAAMFLSSLQKAQEEAEDGAMDQGGFLPEPLFSW from the exons ATGGGGCCCtcatacgtgcactggggaggtgtgcgtgctgatgaTCGTCCGGCTGGACGGCAGTTTGGCCTGGATCAGTcagaggtgcag GATTCTGGTCCTTTCGCcgcctgcgccctgatcctgctGATGAGCAGCTCCGTCCTCCCCGGCTCCGGGGGTCTCCCtcag AGTCATTTCCAGAGAAGGAACTGGACCCCGCAGGCCATGCTGTACCTAAAGGGGGCAC AAGGTCGACGCTTCATCTCGGATGAGAGTCAGAGGAAGGACTTGTATGACCGCCTGCAGCTCG AGACCCGCAGCCGAAACACCAGCCCCATCACGATATCGGAGGCGGCCGCCATGTTCCTCAGCTCTCTACAGAAAGCTCAGGAGGAAG CTGAAGATGGCGCCATGGACCAGGGGGGATTCTTGCCGGAGCCTTTGTTCAGCTGGTGA